Proteins encoded in a region of the Nitrospirota bacterium genome:
- a CDS encoding aminomethyl transferase family protein: MADSSSQPHQMPGETSKRFLNFQNEYEAVRNSAALFNFSPYGKISVKGKDRVKFLQGITSNDISTLAEGSSLYTLFPTVKGKIASEGRVCAYPDHLLVILHPDLREKTLLILKKFKIGSDAQLEDLTEKFSLFSVQGPRSGEVLRKLIQEAILDLLPFHFKSFLIGNVPVEVHRNDWTGEMGFDLLIPSPHGEIFSAKLLEIGSPLGLTSASAETFETIRVESGIPIYGKELSEEILPQEAGLEKTAVSYTKGCYIGQETIARLHYLGHANRALTGFFSDQVILEKNASIYSGDKNIGRITSSLYSPFLRRGISLGYLNRQFLEPGTTVEIGLPNGNIKAEVTSLPFYKHHEKKVV, encoded by the coding sequence ATGGCCGATTCCTCTTCCCAACCGCATCAAATGCCCGGAGAAACTTCAAAACGATTTCTCAATTTTCAAAATGAATATGAAGCCGTCCGAAATTCAGCCGCGCTTTTTAATTTCAGCCCGTACGGCAAAATCAGCGTCAAGGGGAAGGATCGTGTCAAATTTCTGCAGGGAATTACTTCAAATGATATTAGTACTCTTGCCGAAGGATCGTCTCTTTATACCCTCTTTCCGACAGTAAAAGGGAAAATCGCTTCGGAAGGGAGAGTCTGTGCGTATCCGGATCATCTTCTCGTCATTCTCCATCCCGATCTGAGAGAGAAAACGCTCCTTATCCTCAAAAAATTCAAGATCGGATCTGATGCGCAGTTGGAAGATCTGACTGAAAAATTTTCCCTCTTTTCCGTTCAGGGACCCCGGTCTGGGGAAGTCCTTCGCAAATTGATCCAAGAAGCCATCCTTGACCTTCTGCCCTTTCATTTTAAGTCGTTTCTAATAGGAAATGTGCCGGTTGAGGTCCATCGAAACGATTGGACGGGCGAAATGGGGTTTGATCTTCTCATTCCCTCTCCCCATGGCGAAATATTTTCGGCTAAACTGCTTGAAATCGGCTCACCTTTGGGCCTGACCTCTGCCTCAGCGGAAACGTTCGAAACGATTCGTGTCGAATCGGGAATTCCGATTTATGGAAAAGAGCTTTCAGAAGAAATCCTTCCCCAGGAAGCAGGCCTGGAAAAAACGGCTGTAAGTTATACCAAGGGGTGTTATATCGGACAGGAGACCATTGCAAGACTCCACTACCTGGGACATGCCAATCGGGCTTTAACGGGATTCTTCTCCGATCAGGTCATTCTTGAAAAGAATGCGTCCATATATTCCGGAGATAAGAACATCGGCCGGATCACCAGCTCTCTTTATTCTCCTTTCCTCCGTCGAGGAATCTCGCTTGGCTATCTTAATCGCCAATTTCTTGAGCCGGGGACGACGGTTGAAATTGGCCTTCCCAATGGAAATATTAAAGCCGAAGTGACTTCCCTTCCCTTTTACAAACATCATGAAAAGAAAGTTGTTTAA
- the nirD gene encoding nitrite reductase small subunit NirD — protein sequence MTSSKVFKLSDLPKEGVKIIELKGFEIALFHVEQGVRAISNICPHSGGSLGQGLRVGETIICPLHFWKFNLKTGKSSNQPTYCVDTYPVTIEEDWIVLELPEEDLEE from the coding sequence ATGACATCGTCTAAAGTTTTCAAATTATCCGATCTGCCTAAAGAGGGCGTAAAAATCATTGAATTGAAGGGATTTGAAATTGCGCTATTTCACGTTGAACAGGGAGTTCGCGCCATTTCGAATATTTGTCCACATAGTGGAGGTTCTTTGGGTCAAGGATTACGCGTGGGGGAGACGATTATCTGTCCGCTTCATTTCTGGAAATTCAATCTGAAAACAGGAAAGTCATCCAATCAGCCGACTTACTGTGTCGATACTTATCCGGTGACCATCGAGGAAGACTGGATTGTATTGGAATTGCCCGAAGAAGACCTCGAGGAGTGA
- a CDS encoding tetratricopeptide repeat protein, with amino-acid sequence MRIDQVRFIIFFCCVSLYVVGCAPVREVSSPPPLSFPPPAPPLSGSENRNSREDSPRRMASLHLTEKGKGELEQGELKKAMDRFEKAIGLDSENAAAYYYFAEARFLQKDYRQSLTLLDRAEQLVTGDAGWQVKIYLLQAKNYESAGDRGEAVRRYQKVLTIDPENLEAIKRLK; translated from the coding sequence GTGAGAATTGATCAGGTAAGGTTTATAATCTTTTTTTGTTGTGTTTCTCTTTATGTAGTTGGCTGTGCACCGGTCCGCGAAGTCTCTTCTCCGCCGCCCCTTTCATTCCCCCCGCCCGCGCCGCCTCTGTCAGGGAGCGAAAACAGGAATTCCAGGGAAGACTCCCCGCGAAGGATGGCGTCGCTCCATCTCACGGAAAAAGGGAAGGGGGAACTGGAGCAGGGAGAATTGAAAAAGGCGATGGATCGTTTTGAAAAGGCGATCGGACTCGATTCCGAGAATGCCGCAGCGTACTATTATTTTGCCGAAGCGCGCTTCCTGCAAAAAGATTATCGGCAGTCACTGACGCTTCTTGACCGGGCCGAACAATTGGTGACCGGAGACGCCGGCTGGCAGGTGAAAATTTATCTGCTTCAAGCGAAAAATTACGAATCGGCCGGAGACAGGGGAGAGGCGGTCAGGCGATATCAGAAAGTCCTTACGATTGATCCGGAGAATCTCGAAGCGATCAAACGGCTAAAATAG
- a CDS encoding class I SAM-dependent methyltransferase, with amino-acid sequence MEEASLFLKKILLYQQKGKALDVAMGRGRNSLFLARNGYQVDGIELSREAISDSKAVFARNHISVNIIEADLEKIALAQDSYDLVICFFYLQRNLLPQIRSAVKKEGFVVYETFLIDQHLKHGSPGRKEFCFEHNELLHFFEDFRIHYYEEGVGENNKITARIIAQKK; translated from the coding sequence ATGGAAGAAGCGTCATTGTTTTTGAAGAAAATCCTATTGTATCAGCAGAAAGGCAAAGCGCTGGACGTGGCGATGGGAAGAGGGAGAAACAGCCTCTTTCTCGCCCGGAATGGCTATCAGGTCGACGGAATCGAATTATCCAGAGAAGCCATCTCTGATTCAAAAGCGGTATTCGCCAGGAATCATATTTCGGTCAATATTATTGAAGCCGATCTTGAAAAAATTGCTCTCGCTCAAGACTCCTATGATCTGGTGATCTGTTTTTTCTACCTGCAACGAAACCTTCTGCCTCAAATCCGGTCTGCCGTTAAAAAAGAGGGATTCGTGGTCTACGAAACATTTCTCATTGATCAACATCTGAAGCATGGCTCTCCCGGAAGAAAAGAATTTTGTTTTGAACATAATGAGCTTCTTCATTTTTTTGAGGATTTCAGGATTCATTATTATGAGGAAGGTGTGGGCGAAAATAACAAGATAACCGCGAGAATCATTGCCCAAAAAAAATAA
- a CDS encoding YfhL family 4Fe-4S dicluster ferredoxin — protein sequence MALYITDECISCSACLPECPNEAIFENRTEAESKGHPVTPGHGENGDIYVISHELCTECVGFHDQPKCAEVCPIDNCCILDPAHPESKEDLLAKKDRLHPEEAAH from the coding sequence ATGGCTTTATATATTACAGATGAATGCATCTCCTGTTCCGCTTGCCTGCCGGAATGTCCAAACGAGGCAATCTTTGAAAATCGGACTGAAGCGGAATCGAAGGGCCATCCCGTAACACCTGGACACGGGGAAAATGGAGATATTTATGTGATTTCGCATGAATTATGTACGGAATGTGTAGGATTTCACGATCAGCCAAAATGTGCCGAAGTGTGTCCCATTGATAATTGTTGCATACTCGATCCCGCTCATCCCGAGAGCAAAGAAGACTTGCTGGCCAAAAAGGACAGGCTTCATCCAGAAGAAGCGGCACACTGA
- a CDS encoding UDP-3-O-acyl-N-acetylglucosamine deacetylase, whose translation MAHYQQTISKSIEIEGIGLHSGKRVRMTLLPAPPFSGIFFVSAQKKKEIRLKASVHHITKTTLSTTLGIPDSAQVHTVEHILSALYGLGIDNMTIRLDDVEIPIMDGSALPFVKLISEGGIVKQSGKRSFLRILKSIEIEENEKSISIHPCPETRISYSIEFNHPMIGKQEYDLILTRKSFVREIAAARTFGFLNEFEELQKQGLIQGGSLENAVVIDQNNLLNKEGLRFRDEFVRHKILDLIGDFSLLGHPLQGHIIAHRAGHALHARLMAKILEEKEAWDLVETQSDRKIPEKPNLPSEALLIS comes from the coding sequence ATGGCACACTATCAACAAACCATTTCAAAATCAATCGAAATCGAAGGGATCGGATTACACTCTGGGAAAAGAGTTCGAATGACTCTGCTCCCTGCGCCCCCATTTTCTGGAATCTTTTTTGTATCAGCACAAAAAAAGAAAGAGATCCGGCTTAAAGCTTCGGTTCATCATATCACAAAGACGACCTTATCTACCACTCTGGGAATTCCAGATTCCGCTCAGGTCCACACGGTCGAACATATTCTTTCCGCCCTTTATGGTTTAGGCATCGATAATATGACCATTCGACTGGATGACGTTGAAATTCCAATTATGGATGGAAGCGCTCTCCCTTTCGTAAAGCTTATTTCTGAAGGAGGTATTGTAAAACAGAGCGGGAAAAGATCATTTTTGCGTATTTTAAAATCGATTGAAATTGAGGAGAATGAAAAGTCAATTTCGATTCACCCTTGTCCGGAAACTAGAATTAGTTATTCGATTGAATTCAATCATCCTATGATTGGCAAGCAAGAATATGATTTGATTCTGACCCGCAAATCTTTTGTTCGCGAGATCGCCGCTGCCAGAACATTTGGATTTTTAAACGAATTTGAAGAATTGCAGAAACAGGGCCTGATTCAAGGCGGGTCGCTTGAGAATGCAGTGGTTATTGATCAGAACAACCTTCTCAATAAAGAAGGCCTACGGTTTCGCGACGAATTTGTCCGGCATAAAATTCTTGACCTGATTGGAGATTTTTCTCTTCTTGGGCATCCTCTTCAAGGCCATATCATTGCTCATCGTGCCGGCCATGCTCTTCACGCCAGGTTAATGGCAAAAATTCTAGAAGAAAAAGAGGCGTGGGATCTTGTTGAAACTCAGTCAGACCGAAAAATCCCGGAAAAGCCAAATCTCCCTTCCGAAGCTCTTCTTATTTCCTGA
- a CDS encoding response regulator: MGSSSLLEGSPRILIVDDEENIRDILEKIVHGFGFPHQSVRNGFEAITLLNQEPFDIVLCDVRMPVLDGYQLIKSVLPSQPHLAFIMITASADAQTATKMFQAGAIDYIIKPFQSQEIRETLTRTIEKQKKKIEDKNYVKTMEERVNAQANMLTDALKIVDTSHRETLEALVNALDAREHETQAHSKRVRDYTLYLAKKAGIDSHNLQIIGQGALLHDIGKIGVSDAILLKPGKLTSEEWVEMKKHPQIGYSLLKDIPFLRGGSEIVLSHQERFDGTGYPRGLKKDKIPLGARLFAICDTFDCITSNRPYRKALSMERAVEEIKSHAESQFDPEIVSVFLKTSLDDWGKIKDRSYSLKVPDFSHPD, encoded by the coding sequence GTGGGTTCGTCCAGTCTGCTTGAAGGTTCGCCGAGAATTCTCATCGTCGATGATGAAGAAAACATCCGCGATATTTTGGAAAAAATTGTTCATGGCTTTGGCTTCCCGCACCAGTCGGTCAGAAACGGTTTCGAAGCAATAACCCTTTTAAATCAGGAGCCATTTGATATCGTCCTCTGCGATGTTCGAATGCCCGTTCTTGACGGGTATCAACTGATCAAATCGGTTCTCCCCTCACAGCCACATCTGGCTTTTATCATGATTACCGCGTCAGCCGACGCTCAAACGGCCACAAAAATGTTTCAGGCTGGAGCGATTGATTATATCATTAAACCTTTTCAATCCCAAGAGATACGTGAAACGCTGACACGGACGATCGAAAAGCAGAAAAAGAAAATCGAAGACAAGAACTATGTCAAGACGATGGAGGAGAGAGTTAACGCCCAGGCCAACATGCTGACTGATGCCCTGAAGATCGTCGACACTTCTCACAGGGAAACACTTGAGGCGCTTGTCAACGCCCTCGATGCACGTGAACATGAGACCCAGGCTCATTCCAAACGGGTCAGGGACTATACTCTTTATCTTGCAAAAAAAGCGGGGATCGACTCGCATAATCTTCAAATCATCGGACAAGGCGCACTGCTTCATGACATAGGAAAAATCGGCGTGTCAGATGCCATCCTGCTAAAGCCGGGAAAACTGACTTCTGAAGAGTGGGTGGAGATGAAGAAACATCCGCAGATCGGCTATTCCCTGTTAAAGGATATCCCGTTTTTGAGAGGAGGATCTGAAATTGTTCTTTCTCACCAGGAGCGGTTTGACGGCACCGGATACCCCAGAGGACTGAAAAAAGACAAGATTCCTCTTGGGGCAAGGCTATTTGCTATTTGTGATACATTTGATTGTATCACTTCGAACCGGCCGTATCGGAAGGCGTTATCGATGGAAAGGGCGGTCGAAGAGATCAAGAGTCATGCGGAGAGTCAGTTTGATCCTGAAATTGTCTCAGTCTTTTTAAAAACCTCCCTTGATGATTGGGGGAAAATTAAAGATCGATCTTACTCCCTGAAGGTGCCGGACTTCTCCCATCCCGATTGA
- a CDS encoding HNH endonuclease, translating to MEQTLLLNATYEPLRVLSWKKALILFFQGKVEILEEYSREIHSISFSIKLPSVVRLLYHIRPHQNHRVVKFTRVNIFTRDKHTCQYCGKKCRTEELTFDHVVPIAKGGRKTWENIVTACIRCNHYKSGRTPEEAGMKLIKKPVRPKWSPSLTITIGIKHTPETWRDYLYWNMELEL from the coding sequence ATGGAACAAACTCTTCTCCTAAACGCAACCTACGAGCCGCTGCGGGTCCTGTCATGGAAAAAAGCACTTATTCTCTTTTTCCAGGGAAAGGTTGAAATACTCGAAGAATATAGTCGTGAGATTCATTCAATCTCTTTTAGTATTAAGCTCCCTTCAGTAGTCAGACTGCTCTATCATATCCGGCCCCATCAGAATCATCGCGTAGTCAAATTCACCCGGGTGAATATATTTACAAGGGATAAACATACGTGCCAATATTGCGGGAAAAAATGCCGTACAGAGGAGTTAACTTTTGATCATGTTGTTCCCATTGCCAAAGGAGGGCGTAAAACCTGGGAAAATATTGTGACAGCCTGCATTCGATGCAACCATTATAAGAGCGGCAGAACGCCGGAAGAAGCGGGAATGAAATTGATTAAGAAACCGGTCAGGCCTAAATGGAGCCCTTCGCTGACCATTACGATTGGAATTAAACATACGCCTGAGACATGGAGGGATTATTTGTACTGGAACATGGAATTAGAGCTGTGA
- a CDS encoding PBP1A family penicillin-binding protein, with translation MTKQKKRYAFLIAGVILAFFAYLFYLKVIITTKIEGKKWNLPSKVYSAPFGLYPGQMIGGSHLVERLNRLGYRLNQGELKGKGEYTFEGSQIVISLHDFPYPGEPFKGFPLKLGLDQGKILKMSRLDTGEEIYFQELEPELIAGFFENSWEERTLRKLNEIPPVLVRSIVAIEDERYYEHHGIDLKSILRALFTNLRSREIVQGGSTLTQQLVKNFFLNQKRTFTRKINEALMALLIEQRYSKEQILEIYLNEIYWGQKGSVGIFGIGKAAEFYFDKEVHELSISESALLAGIIRAPNHLDPHKNFKRAIERRNVVLRKLLDLKWISTNEFRTAMSEKIQIRETPEGGHAAPFFADLVKQQLSANYSSSLINTEGLKIFTTLDVEMQKRADQQLKKDLNVLENTFPQLKHSDSSQELEGCLIAISPHTGQVVALVGGRNYQTNQFNRVTQAHRQPGSIFKPIVYLTAFEQALKNSSSESITPASLIEDSPVTLTFDGKSWSPQNYDQLFHGIVTVRKALENSMNVPTVKLAMKVGLENIIQTARNLGIESPLRATPSLALGSYEVTPFEMVTAYTALANQGIRPELQTIKMVTDANDKIMEGKNLEVRQAVSPQSAFQVTHLLKGVIESGTGKRVHEMGFPWEAAGKTGTTNDYNDAWFVGYTPDLLTLVWVGFDQGEKLNLTGAAAALPIWVDFMKEALEEFPNSEFVAPPKVRLLKVVPTTGLPWVPECGSEFISEAFLEGTEPTVNCAGKANHS, from the coding sequence TTGACGAAACAAAAAAAGCGTTATGCATTCTTAATAGCAGGCGTAATCCTAGCATTTTTTGCCTATCTTTTCTATTTAAAAGTCATTATTACCACCAAAATTGAAGGGAAAAAATGGAATCTCCCGTCGAAAGTTTATTCCGCTCCGTTTGGACTCTATCCCGGCCAGATGATAGGAGGGAGTCACCTCGTGGAACGATTGAATCGTTTGGGATATCGTTTAAACCAGGGAGAGTTGAAGGGAAAAGGGGAATATACGTTTGAAGGCAGCCAGATTGTCATATCTCTGCATGATTTTCCTTATCCGGGAGAGCCTTTCAAGGGGTTTCCTCTGAAACTGGGGCTGGACCAGGGGAAAATTTTGAAAATGTCGCGGCTTGATACAGGAGAAGAGATTTATTTTCAGGAGCTGGAACCTGAACTCATTGCCGGCTTTTTTGAAAACAGCTGGGAGGAACGAACGCTTCGAAAGCTCAATGAAATTCCTCCCGTTCTTGTTCGCTCAATCGTTGCGATTGAGGATGAACGTTATTATGAACACCATGGCATTGATTTAAAGAGTATCCTAAGAGCCCTTTTCACGAATCTCCGCTCTCGTGAAATTGTTCAAGGAGGGAGCACGCTGACGCAGCAACTGGTAAAGAATTTCTTTCTCAATCAGAAACGAACCTTTACTCGAAAAATAAATGAAGCGTTGATGGCGCTTCTCATCGAACAGCGATACAGCAAGGAGCAAATTCTTGAAATCTATTTAAATGAAATTTACTGGGGACAAAAGGGTTCTGTCGGCATATTCGGCATCGGAAAAGCGGCCGAGTTTTATTTCGACAAGGAGGTCCATGAACTCTCAATCAGCGAATCGGCCCTGCTGGCCGGGATCATCCGGGCACCCAATCATCTTGATCCGCACAAGAATTTTAAAAGAGCGATCGAACGCCGTAATGTGGTGTTGCGAAAATTACTCGATTTGAAATGGATTTCAACAAATGAATTTCGTACGGCAATGTCCGAAAAGATCCAGATTCGCGAAACACCTGAAGGCGGACATGCGGCCCCTTTTTTTGCCGATCTGGTTAAACAGCAGTTATCGGCCAATTATTCCTCTTCGCTGATCAATACCGAAGGATTAAAAATATTCACAACACTTGATGTTGAAATGCAAAAGAGAGCGGATCAACAATTGAAAAAGGATTTGAACGTTCTTGAAAACACTTTTCCGCAGTTGAAGCATTCCGATTCCTCCCAGGAGCTTGAAGGATGTTTGATCGCAATTTCACCCCATACCGGGCAGGTTGTGGCACTCGTCGGCGGGAGAAATTATCAGACGAACCAGTTTAACCGTGTGACCCAGGCGCATCGTCAGCCCGGTTCGATCTTTAAGCCGATTGTCTATCTAACGGCATTTGAACAGGCATTGAAAAATAGTTCTTCCGAATCCATCACCCCGGCCAGCTTGATTGAAGACTCTCCAGTGACCCTGACGTTTGATGGAAAAAGCTGGTCGCCTCAAAACTATGACCAGCTATTTCATGGTATAGTGACTGTAAGAAAAGCGCTTGAAAATTCGATGAACGTCCCGACTGTCAAGCTCGCGATGAAGGTAGGTCTTGAGAATATCATTCAGACTGCCCGAAATCTCGGAATCGAGAGTCCGTTGCGAGCGACTCCGTCGCTGGCACTCGGTTCATATGAAGTCACCCCTTTCGAAATGGTGACAGCCTACACCGCATTAGCCAATCAGGGAATCCGGCCGGAGCTTCAGACGATAAAGATGGTCACCGACGCCAATGATAAGATCATGGAAGGGAAAAATCTGGAGGTCAGGCAGGCGGTTTCTCCACAGTCGGCCTTTCAGGTAACACACCTTTTAAAAGGAGTCATTGAAAGTGGAACGGGAAAAAGGGTTCATGAAATGGGGTTTCCCTGGGAAGCCGCCGGCAAAACCGGGACAACCAATGATTACAATGACGCCTGGTTTGTCGGATATACCCCTGATCTTCTCACCTTGGTCTGGGTCGGTTTTGACCAGGGAGAGAAATTGAATCTGACGGGAGCTGCAGCCGCACTTCCAATCTGGGTTGATTTTATGAAGGAGGCGCTCGAAGAATTTCCAAATTCAGAATTTGTCGCTCCTCCCAAGGTCCGTTTGCTTAAGGTGGTTCCGACTACGGGTCTTCCATGGGTTCCGGAATGCGGATCGGAATTTATCTCAGAGGCTTTTCTTGAAGGGACGGAACCGACGGTGAATTGCGCCGGGAAAGCGAACCATTCCTGA
- a CDS encoding winged helix-turn-helix domain-containing protein yields MEELKDIIGGLEQRISAYKSKLQDLQKRKEKLDDEIITIKKYLELAETLYRVELDKAKISSGPQPSNLFSLPDKEKTSKTPIVVIAETTEKAKDLLFGKSKYAGLSVPQAALLLLKDYGKPMHAKEICQKLIEGGIRIRGKTPVTSVSISLNRDKRFKKVAPNTFEITSDKSLESFSSTG; encoded by the coding sequence ATGGAAGAACTCAAAGATATCATCGGCGGGTTGGAGCAAAGAATAAGTGCTTACAAATCAAAGCTTCAGGATCTCCAGAAACGAAAAGAGAAGCTCGATGATGAAATTATCACCATTAAAAAGTACCTGGAATTAGCAGAAACGTTATATCGAGTTGAGCTTGATAAAGCAAAAATATCCTCAGGACCACAGCCTTCCAACCTTTTTTCCCTCCCTGATAAAGAGAAGACGTCAAAAACCCCAATTGTTGTTATTGCAGAAACTACTGAAAAGGCAAAGGATTTACTCTTCGGAAAATCAAAATATGCCGGATTAAGTGTTCCTCAGGCGGCATTACTTTTGTTAAAGGATTACGGAAAACCGATGCATGCAAAGGAAATCTGTCAAAAGTTGATCGAAGGAGGAATTCGAATTCGGGGTAAAACCCCGGTCACTTCCGTTTCGATCTCTCTAAACCGGGACAAGCGCTTTAAAAAAGTTGCGCCTAATACTTTTGAGATAACCTCAGACAAGTCTTTAGAGTCATTCAGTTCAACAGGTTAG